The Streptomyces sp. B3I8 nucleotide sequence AACAATTTCCAGCCAACCGCCCTGCCCGGCACGCCGGTTCGGCCCGCCTCACGGGGCCGCTGGACGACCCGGCCGGACACGAACGGCACGGAGCACGGCCAACGCTCGGAGAGAGATCTGTTGATGTGCTGTGGGTTCACCGGCCTGGTGTGCCGCGGCCCGGGCGGCCGGCGCGGAGGTGACCGTGCTGGAGCGCGGTGAGCTGCCCCTGCTGAAGGCCCTGGGCCGGGAGGCGGCCGAGGTCTCGTCGCTGTCGGCGACAACCCAGGACGCCTTCGCTCAGAGTCTGCCTTCGCCCACCCCTGCGGCGTCGCCCCGATCCCTGCCTCCTCCGGCACCACCAGCCGCCACCGCCTCGACCGCGGCGGCGACCGTCAGGCCGACCACGCCCTCTGCATGATCACCGTCAGCCGCATGGCCCGGGAGCCACGCACACGCGCCTGCGTGGCCCGCAGAACAGCCGAAGGCAAGACGAAGACCGAGATCATCCGCTGCTTGAAACGACACATCGCCCGTGAGGTCTACGGCCTGCTCGTCCCGCGAACCCCAGCGCACCCACCTGCCCGCGACGATCTGGCAACCGCAGCCCGACCTTCCTTGACAGCTGTACGAGCATCGGCAAAGCCGAACGCTTCAACCGCACCCTGCTCGACGAATGGGCCTGCCTACAGCCCTGCAACAGCAACGAACAGCGAACGGCAGCCCTCGACACCTTCCTGCACACCTGCACCAACGCGCTGCTGCCGGCACTGCGCGAGGCCGGGGCGGGCAGCGCGATCGTCAACATCTCCTCCGGCTCGGCGATCCTGCCAGGCCCGCCCATGGCTCACCACGCCGCGGCCAAGGCCGCACTCGACAACTACGGCAAGGCGCTCGCCGCCGGGCTCGCGCCCGCCGGGATCCGCGTCACCGTGATCATGCCCGGCAATGTGCTCACTCCGGGCGCCGACGAGGTCCGCCAGAGCTTCGACGACGCGATGGGCGTCGAACTCGCCGCGGTCACCGCGGACATCCCGCCGGGAGCCCCGGAGACCCTCGCGACATCGCCGAAGCCGTCGCCCACCTCGTCCCGGACCGAGCGCAGTGGATCACCGGGGCAAGCCTGAACGTCGAGGGCGGTGAACTTCCCGCGATCCAGGGTCTTTCGTTTGGATCAGGCCGGCTGGGAGGTGCGGTGCGTCTTCGACCGACCCCGCGACGCCGGAATGATCCAAACGAGAGGCCCTAGCCCCGTATTCGGTCAGCTGCGGCAACGGCCGGGCACGACGACTTGCCTCGCCGCGCCGGGCATCAGGCCCCAGCGGTGACCGGGGCGGGTGTGATTGAGAGGGGCGATCAGCGCACGCCGCTCGGCCGGTACCGCCGCGCGCCAGGTGGTGCCCCGAGCCGGGCGATGTGCGCTCCTTGCCCAGCACCCGCAGCTGGGCGGGCATGGTCACGGGCTGGTTCTCCCGGCGGACCCACCACGGGTTGTTGCCGTACCGGGGCGGCCCGCCGTCACCGCGGCACCCTCCGCCTCCGCCTCCGCCGCCGTCACCGCGGCACCCTCCGCCTCCGCCTCCGCCGCCGTCACCGCGGCACCCTCCGCCTCCGCCTCCGCCGCCGTCACCGCGGCACCCTCCGCCTCCGCCTCCGCCGCCGTCACCGCGGCACCCTCCGCCTCCGCCTCCGCTGCCGGCGCCGTCCGGCTTCTCGTCACTCACCCACCCGTCGCGCACCTGGTGGAGGAGACCGGGGCCAAGCAGGCCAACCTGAAGCGACGAGCCTGGCCCGAAGTGCTGCGACCTGCACTGACTGAACGCTGACGCAGGCTACGAGCCCTTGGGCGAGCACCGCTTCCAACCAATCATCGGAGGCACCCTTGCCGAACGGGCGGCCACGACCTTCACACATGGGACGGCGAGGCCCACACCACCTGTGGTGTGGGCCTCGCCGTTGTGCCGCTCAATGACCTTCTGCAGGGCGTTGTCTCACCGGGGCGCCGTCCGGGGCGCGTCCGGGGTGCGATCAGGACCAGGTGATGACGACGGCGCCGGGGGCGCCTTTGGCTCCGGTGGAGTCTTGGTCGCCGCGGTGTCCGTAGGTGCCGGTGTCTCCGTGGACGCAGTTACCCGCTGCGGTGCCGTGGCTGGGTTCGCAGCAGCCGCCCGGGCCGCCGCTGCCGCCGAAGCCGCCACGGCCACCGGTGCCTCCGTCGCCGCCCGCGCCGTAGGTGGCTGTGGCTCCCCTGCCGGGAGCCCCGCCGGCGCCGCCGGTGCCTCCCTCGCCGCCCTTGGTGCGGTGGTTCTGGATACCTTCCCCGCGCTCACCGGCCTTGCCGGGCTGCCCGGCGGCTCCGGTTCCCCCGCCCCCGCCGGCGGTGCCGTAATCCTTCTCCCAGGCGCTCCTGCAGCCGAGGAGTTGTAGATGGGGTTGCGGCCCTTACCGCCGCTGCCGCCGGTGCCTCCCCCGGTGGCGCCGGCCCCACCGCCGCCCGCGCCTTTCTTCTCCTCGCCGCCATAACCGCCGCCTCCGCCGCTGCCGCTGTGGCCGCCCGCCCCGGGCAGGCCCCCTTCACCGCCGCGTGCCTCCAAGCCGTTGACGAAGGATGAACCGCCCCTCTGCCCGCTGGAGCCGGCTTTCTGTCCCCTGGCACCGCTACTACCGTTGCCGCCGCCTCCGGGGATCAGAGGGGTGCCGCTGCCCCCGCTTTTCCAGGTCTCACCCTCGCGTGCGCCGGCACCACCGACAGCCCCGGCCCCTCCACCATCCGACGGTGGGCAGGAGGGCCGGCCATGCCGGCCGGCTGAGCCCGACTGCATCGGACACCGGCTGCTCGCCCCCACCGGCGGCAAGAAGTGGACGAAGGTGAGCGACGGCACCGCCGCCCGCTTCGTACGGGTGGACGTCAGCGCACAACAGACCGGCAAGGACAAGAGGCTGCCGGGAATCGAAGAACTCCTCGTGACACGGAAACGCTGGCCCGAAAGACCCGAGCCTCGAAGACCCGGGGACCGGCATGGTGACAGAGCCGCGGCAACCGCACGCGCGTAAACCGGCCCGGTTGACCCGCCCAGGCCCTGGCCGGGTACGGCCAGAGCTCCCTCAGTGCCACCCGCCGGTCCTCTGTGGCGGCCCGCTCAGCAACGAGCGAGCCGCCTCATCGCCCGCCCACGGCTCCGGAAGCCGGCCACGCCGCTGACGGCTTCCACCACCATAAGCTCCCGCAACCACACCAAACCCACCAAAAAAGACGTCATGACGACACAGCAGATCGGAGTCAAAACCGGCAACGCGCGCTATGACGCGCTGCGCCATGGGCTCAACCAGCGCTGGATCGCCCGCCCCGACTACGTCGTGGTCACCACGCGAAATGCCACCATCCGTCAGAACCCGACGTCGGGCCCCCGGTAGGCCGGCGGTCGCCGTGCCCGGGTGGCCTGTTCATACGCGTAGGCCAGTCGCAGAAGCGTCGGTTCGCTCCAGGCCGTGCCCATGAAGGTCAGGCCGACCGGCAGGCCGAAGGCGAAGCCGGCCGGGACACTGACGGCCGGGTAGCCGGCGAGGGCCGCCGGGGTGGAGGAGCCTCCGCTGTGGGCGTCACCGCGAATGAGGTCGATCTTGGCCGGGGGACCCGAGGTCGGCATGACCAGGGCGTCCAGGCGGTGCTCACGCAGCACGGAGTCGATGCCCTCGGCCCGGGACAGGCGGTGGTTGGTGTCGAGAGCCTCGCGGTACTCACGGTCACCGAAATCCAGCTCCTCGACGAACTCCAGGCCGTCCTGCTGTACATATCGCAGCTCCCGACCAGCGTGTTCGCGGTTGAACTCGATCAACTCAGGCAGGCTGCGCGGGTGCCGACCCGGCGCAGCGGCCAGGTATCCGTTCAGCGCCTTCTTGACCTCGTAAGCCTGAACCACCATCGAACTCGGCAGATCCTCGAGGCGTTCGGCCGTGGGGATGTCCGCCGGGTCGATGACCGTCGCCCCCGCCCTGCTCAAATCCGCGATCGCCCGCTCAGCGATCTCGTCGGCGTGCCAGTCGTAGCCGAAGTACACGGTGCGTGGTACTCCGATTCGGGCGCCGCGCAGGCCGTCGGCATCCAGGAAGCGGGTGTAGTCGCGGTGCCAGTGACCGCGGCCGGCCCGGGTCGCCGGGTCGCGTGCGTCGGGGCCCGCCAGCACGCCCAGCATGACCGCCGTGTCGCGGACCGTCCGTGCCATCGGCCCCACGCTGTCCTGACTCGGCACGCCGGGGATGACCCCACCTCGCCCGACCAGCCCGACCGTCGGCTTCAACCCGACCAGGCAGTTCGCGGAGGAGGGGTCGAGGATCGAGCCGTTGGTCTCGGTGCCGATGCCCGCAACGGCCAGGTTGGCCGCCACGGCGGCGCCCGTGCCGGAGCTGGACTCGTTCGGGGAGCGGTCGAGTTTGTAGGGGTTCCTGGTCTGACCGCCCCTGGCGCTCCACCCGGCGTGATGAACGAGGGACATGCCGCCCGCCCATTCACTGAGGTTGGTCTTGCCGAGGATGACGGCCCCGGCCTCGCGCAGGCGGGCGGCGACGGTGGCGTCAGCGGTCGGCCGCAGACCCACCAGTGCGAGCGAACCAGCCGTGGTGTGCATGCGGTCCGCGGTTTCCACAAGGTCCTTCAATAACACGGGCATGCCGTGCAGTGGCCCGCGAGTCCCCCGCAGGGCGTCCAGGCGCCGTGCCTCGCGCAGAGCATCGGGATTGACCTCGATCACCGCGTGCAGGAGCGGATCGACATGTCGGATGCGGTCGAGGTAGTAGCGGGTGATCCGCTCGGCATCGAGTTGCCCGTCGGACATCCGGCGGTGCAGCCCGGCGACGCTTAGCTCGTCCAGTTCACCGGGGGTGGTGTCGGGCAGCGGCGGAGCGGAAGCCGAAGCTGCGTTCCTGCCCCGCCAGGGCGTCGCAGCGGCGGCCGCGCCGAGCGCGAGCACGCTGCGGCGAGTGGTAGACGAAGTGGGAGAACTCATGAGCAGCACGCTAGGGGTGTGGGCCGCGCAGCGCGCTGGGGCTGCCACCCGGTTCCAGCCGGGTGCACTCCCTACAACACGGCATGCGGACAACCCGAGTTGAGGAACAACCCGGTCGCGAACGTGCTGCTGCTCCGCAGATTGCTCGTTCGCCAGATCGCACAGGCCCACTCTTCGGGCGGACCGCCCGGGAAGCCCCCCCGCCCCCCGAACCGCACCTGGCACCCCAGCTCCACCACCGGCCTGCCCGGCATCCCGCTGCCCGCCCCCACCCCGCAGCCTGCGCACACACCGGCATCCGCTCATGCATCGCCGCCCCCAGGTCCGCCGCCAGCCACCCCACCCACAGCGCATGGAACAGCACGGGAAACACGACCAGCGGATCCCCGACCCCGCGTACGCCCTCCCACAGCGGCGCGGGCTCGGCGAACGCCTCCTGCAGCGCGGCAGCCGGCAACCGACCACCGTGGCGCCGCGGGTGCCGGTATCCGGCCAGCCAGGCCACATTGCGCCGATAGACCGGGTCAACAGGCCCAAGCACCCAGTACCGCCAGCCCACCGCCGTACAGATCTCTCCGACCACTGCAGCAAGAGACCGCTGACGCCCCGACAACTCTTCTCTCCCCGCGCAGTCGGCGAGCACCCCCTGGCCATCGGCCAGCCGGAGCATCAGCTGAGGAGCATGCGCCCGCACCCCGCCTTGGCACATGCCACCGCAGTTCAAGCGGCCGGGCGGCCAGACCGCTGACGCGCGGATCGCGGTCAAGGAGCATCACGTGCAGTCGCACCGCTGCCGACCCGTAGCGCACAAGCCGTCCGGTGATGGCCGACCACCACCATCCCGGCGCCAGCCGCTTGCCTTTGCGGGCTGGGAAAGGCTTCAGCGGCGGACAGTTTTCGAAGACCACCTCGGCGGCAACCAATGACCACCTCGAACACTCAGTCGCCCCGCCCGCAGCCTGGAACAGCACATCCACCGACTCGACTTCGGACCGCCACGCCCCCGCTCCGCCCCACCCCGCATCCTGCATACAGAACCAAACGGCCTATCGGCCCATCCGGTAACAGGCGTGCGCGCGGCCCATCGGCGAACGTTCAGCTGCGCCCGGACTGTTCTGCAGCCCAGGTGTAGCCCAGCTCTGCGAGGGCGGCCCGCTGTGTCGCATCCAGCCGGTCACGCCTGGCCTTCTGGTTACTCAAGAACACACCCAGCCTGATCGCCGAACCGTCAGGCAGCTCCTCAATGTGCGCCCTCCCGACGACGGTTCTGCCTTCCCGCTGGATGTACTGGGTCAGGGCTGCCAGACCGCGCTGGAAGGCTGACGCTTTCCCGCCTTTCTTGGCCGCCGGAGCTGGGGCGGGCTGCTCGGCGGGCGTTACCCCCAGCCGCGCGAGCCGCTGCTGCTGGTCTTCGGAGAGCTCCGCCCAGCTGCGGCGTTGCCGCTGAAGCCATTTGCCGAGGTCATCGCCTTCGTAGAGGACACCGGGCGCGATGTCGGGCAGGACACCGCCGGGTTCGTCTTCGGCGAGGTGGGCGAGCACCCGGTAGTGGCGTTGCCAGTCCAGTGGCCAGGGGCAGTTCCAGCCGGGGTCGATCCCGGAGAGCTGTGCGCCCCGTGTCTGCGCCCGTTCGGGATGCTTGCCGAGGCCGCCCTTACGCCTGAGATTCGCCAGTAGCTGACCGATGGGGACAGGCTTGCCGTCGGCGGGATCGCCCCACAGGGCGTCCTGCCTCGGGGCCATGTGCCCGTGCGCACGGTGGTACGAGCGCAACACCGCCAGCTTCGTCTCCCAGGCTTCTTCGCCGGGCTCCCAGACCATGCCGGCCTCCGGCGCGTCGAGCAGCTTCTTGCGCCGCTCCTCAAGCTCCCCGGCCCGCCGCGCCTTCCGCTGCTGGTGCACCCACCTGCCCAGCGGAAAGGCCCTGGTGACGCCGACCTCGGTCTCCGTGTCGTAGGGGACGGCGTGCAGGCCGGTGATCCCGTGCTCCTTCCGCCACCGCAGCAGGGCCTGGTAGCCCTCCAGCCAGACCAGTGACTCCGGCCGGTAGACCCGGGTGCGCAAGAACGCCGCGATCGTCGCCGCGTCCCTCGGGGTGGAGAAGTGGAGCAGGGCCGATTCGGCGGCGGCCTGGGTGTCGTCGTCCTCTTGGTCCTGGCCGTTGCTCTCGCTGCCGGCTCCGATGATCTGGCCGTCTTCGTCCCGCTTCACGTGCACGTGCCGCTGCCCGTGGGTGAGGGCACGTGAGGCGAGTTGTTCGACGAGTCGTTCGTCATGTGAGCGCAGGCCTTGGAGGACGGCTACGAGGGGCTTGAAGCTTGCGGAGGCGAGCATGTTGGTCGGGTCTTCTCCGGGTTTGAGGAAGACGGGCACGATGATCCGCGCGATTTTGGTGGAGCCGTCCTTGTTGGGGCGGAGGGCGCGGCCGATGTTCTGGACGATCTCGATCTGGGAGCCGCGGGTGTCGGCGAAGCAGACGGCTTCGACTCCTCGTTCGCCGGTGATGTCGACGCCTTCTCCGAGGACGCGGCAGCTGGCGAGGAACGCGCGGTGTACGCGTCGGCCGTCGGCGTCGATGCCGCCTGCGAACTGGTGGAGGGCTTCGCGTCGTTCGGTGACGAGGTGGTCGCCGCACAGCCACGCCGACCACACCCGCTCCGGCGGGACGTGCCGTCCGGCTTCCAGTTCGTAGAACCCAGCGCCGATCGACGACGCGGGCAGCTTCTCCGCGGCCGCCAGGTCCTCGCCGGAGGCGTCGCGCGCGTACAGCGCGGCTGCGGTCTTCGGCAGTTTCTCCGCGAACGCGGCGGCTTCCTCGACCTTCTGGTGGAACGTCATGACCGTACGCAGGTTGTACGCCGCCGCGTGCTCCAAAAGTGCGGTCTGCAGCAGCGCCAGGCGCCGGCCCCGCCGCGCCTCCTGTGACTCCCCGACGATGTGGGAGGGGTCGTGGATTTCGAGGACGTCGATCTCGAACCCGGCGAGGATGCCCCGCTCGATCGCCTCGGAGAGCCCGAGTTCGGCGCCGGGGAGCCAGGCCCCGAAGGTGCCGTCCGGGTCGTCGGCCATGCTCGCGAGTTCCGCCTCCATCCCGCCCGCGCCCTTCTGCGGGCGGGGCGAGGCGAGGATGCGCGGGGTGGCGGTGAGGTAGAGCCGGAAGTCCGCGGGGATGCGGGCGTTGTCGTGGATCGCCGCCCACGGCCGACCGAGGTCACCCGCGGTTGAGTGGGCCTCGTCCACGATGGCGAGGTCGAACGGGGCCATCTGCTGGCCGTAGAGCCGCTCCCCGCCCGCCAGAGCGGCTTCCACCGGCCCGCGAACCGTCCGCCGGCCGGTCGGGTCCTCCGGGTCCTCGCGGTCCACGAGGGAGGCGTAGGTGGCGAACACGACCACGGGCCCGGACCCGGCCCAGAGCGCGAGCTGGATCGCATTCGTGGTGGTGCGCACCCCCAGTGCACCGAGGACCGGGTCGTTCTCCAGC carries:
- a CDS encoding TnsA-like heteromeric transposase endonuclease subunit — its product is MCQGGVRAHAPQLMLRLADGQGVLADCAGREELSGRQRSLAAVVGEICTAVGWRYWVLGPVDPVYRRNVAWLAGYRHPRRHGGRLPAAALQEAFAEPAPLWEGVRGVGDPLVVFPVLFHALWVGWLAADLGAAMHERMPVCAQAAGWGRAAGCRAGRWWSWGARCGSGGGGASRAVRPKSGPVRSGERAICGAAARSRPGCSSTRVVRMPCCRECTRLEPGGSPSALRGPHP
- a CDS encoding SDR family NAD(P)-dependent oxidoreductase produces the protein MHTCTNALLPALREAGAGSAIVNISSGSAILPGPPMAHHAAAKAALDNYGKALAAGLAPAGIRVTVIMPGNVLTPGADEVRQSFDDAMGVELAAVTADIPPGAPETLATSPKPSPTSSRTERSGSPGQA
- a CDS encoding amidase, yielding MSSPTSSTTRRSVLALGAAAAATPWRGRNAASASAPPLPDTTPGELDELSVAGLHRRMSDGQLDAERITRYYLDRIRHVDPLLHAVIEVNPDALREARRLDALRGTRGPLHGMPVLLKDLVETADRMHTTAGSLALVGLRPTADATVAARLREAGAVILGKTNLSEWAGGMSLVHHAGWSARGGQTRNPYKLDRSPNESSSGTGAAVAANLAVAGIGTETNGSILDPSSANCLVGLKPTVGLVGRGGVIPGVPSQDSVGPMARTVRDTAVMLGVLAGPDARDPATRAGRGHWHRDYTRFLDADGLRGARIGVPRTVYFGYDWHADEIAERAIADLSRAGATVIDPADIPTAERLEDLPSSMVVQAYEVKKALNGYLAAAPGRHPRSLPELIEFNREHAGRELRYVQQDGLEFVEELDFGDREYREALDTNHRLSRAEGIDSVLREHRLDALVMPTSGPPAKIDLIRGDAHSGGSSTPAALAGYPAVSVPAGFAFGLPVGLTFMGTAWSEPTLLRLAYAYEQATRARRPPAYRGPDVGF
- a CDS encoding DEAD/DEAH box helicase, which encodes MISLREHQVTQKTAIREWAKFFARSSVPVQGARGTLVSATGSGKTITAAASALECFPGGRILVTVPTLDLLAQTAQAWRAVGHRAPMVAVCSLENDPVLGALGVRTTTNAIQLALWAGSGPVVVFATYASLVDREDPEDPTGRRTVRGPVEAALAGGERLYGQQMAPFDLAIVDEAHSTAGDLGRPWAAIHDNARIPADFRLYLTATPRILASPRPQKGAGGMEAELASMADDPDGTFGAWLPGAELGLSEAIERGILAGFEIDVLEIHDPSHIVGESQEARRGRRLALLQTALLEHAAAYNLRTVMTFHQKVEEAAAFAEKLPKTAAALYARDASGEDLAAAEKLPASSIGAGFYELEAGRHVPPERVWSAWLCGDHLVTERREALHQFAGGIDADGRRVHRAFLASCRVLGEGVDITGERGVEAVCFADTRGSQIEIVQNIGRALRPNKDGSTKIARIIVPVFLKPGEDPTNMLASASFKPLVAVLQGLRSHDERLVEQLASRALTHGQRHVHVKRDEDGQIIGAGSESNGQDQEDDDTQAAAESALLHFSTPRDAATIAAFLRTRVYRPESLVWLEGYQALLRWRKEHGITGLHAVPYDTETEVGVTRAFPLGRWVHQQRKARRAGELEERRKKLLDAPEAGMVWEPGEEAWETKLAVLRSYHRAHGHMAPRQDALWGDPADGKPVPIGQLLANLRRKGGLGKHPERAQTRGAQLSGIDPGWNCPWPLDWQRHYRVLAHLAEDEPGGVLPDIAPGVLYEGDDLGKWLQRQRRSWAELSEDQQQRLARLGVTPAEQPAPAPAAKKGGKASAFQRGLAALTQYIQREGRTVVGRAHIEELPDGSAIRLGVFLSNQKARRDRLDATQRAALAELGYTWAAEQSGRS